In Flavobacterium sp. WV_118_3, one DNA window encodes the following:
- a CDS encoding NAD-dependent epimerase/dehydratase family protein produces the protein MEQHQLALVSGANGHLGNNLVRLLLAKGIPVRATVRNTNNKEPFVGLNCEVVEADITDKASFVKALQGVHTFYAVGASFKLWAKDPKKEIYDVNMEGTRNTIEAAAEAGVKRIVYVSSIAALDYRQLPTKESNGYNTDRRDMYYNSKNDGEKLAFELAKKHQIELVAVLPSAMIGGVAFAPLNVSYNIISLILKKQIPVETNITLNWIDVNDVAEGCYLAATKGRNGERYILANEQCTSIKETTRIAQELFPELGLKLPMAVPKPILYTVAWLMETTSAIRGKAPVITTKDIAMFSGLQQNFDITKARTELGFSPKNTLETVREAMQYLRENERRL, from the coding sequence ATGGAACAGCATCAATTGGCACTTGTATCGGGTGCAAACGGACATTTAGGGAATAATCTGGTACGATTACTACTCGCTAAAGGAATCCCCGTACGCGCTACCGTGCGAAATACGAACAATAAAGAACCTTTTGTCGGTTTGAATTGCGAAGTCGTGGAGGCCGATATTACCGACAAAGCCTCGTTTGTAAAAGCCTTACAAGGTGTGCATACGTTTTATGCCGTGGGTGCTTCGTTTAAATTATGGGCGAAAGATCCGAAGAAAGAAATTTACGACGTGAATATGGAAGGCACCCGAAACACCATAGAAGCCGCTGCCGAAGCCGGAGTGAAACGGATTGTTTACGTAAGTTCGATCGCTGCGTTAGACTACCGACAGCTTCCTACGAAAGAAAGCAATGGCTATAACACCGATCGTCGGGATATGTATTACAATTCCAAAAACGATGGCGAAAAATTGGCGTTCGAATTGGCTAAAAAGCATCAAATTGAATTGGTGGCGGTGTTACCGTCGGCGATGATAGGTGGTGTTGCTTTTGCACCGCTCAATGTCTCGTACAACATCATTAGCCTGATTTTAAAAAAACAAATTCCGGTCGAAACCAATATAACCCTAAACTGGATAGATGTCAACGATGTGGCCGAAGGGTGTTACTTAGCCGCAACAAAAGGACGTAATGGTGAACGCTATATTCTGGCGAACGAACAATGTACCTCGATAAAAGAAACGACGCGAATTGCACAGGAATTGTTTCCGGAATTGGGTTTGAAACTTCCGATGGCGGTTCCGAAACCCATTTTATATACGGTTGCCTGGCTGATGGAAACGACCAGTGCGATAAGGGGAAAAGCACCCGTTATCACTACAAAAGACATCGCAATGTTTTCGGGATTACAGCAAAACTTCGATATCACCAAAGCGCGAACCGAACTGGGATTTAGTCCTAAGAATACCTTAGAAACGGTTCGGGAAGCGATGCAGTATTTACGTGAAAACGAGCGTAGGTTATGA
- a CDS encoding Crp/Fnr family transcriptional regulator: MYESLLQLISQNMPLSAEDGALCRHYLSSVSVSKNQIIEEKGKVPEYLYFVVSGFVRLFYYNDKGDEVTTHINCPPGFITSYTHFSNQTISDENLECITDCELLRITKADLDSLILKSPVFKDFSILVFQQSLSYNENRSKELATLTAEQRYKKLIATQPEIVHHVPVQYIASYLGMNPKSLSRIRKQIIR; encoded by the coding sequence ATGTACGAATCGTTATTGCAACTTATTTCTCAAAACATGCCCCTCAGCGCTGAAGATGGAGCCTTGTGCCGGCATTATTTGTCGTCCGTATCGGTATCTAAAAATCAGATCATAGAAGAAAAAGGAAAGGTACCGGAATACCTGTATTTTGTGGTTTCGGGCTTTGTACGTTTGTTTTATTATAACGATAAAGGAGATGAGGTCACCACGCACATCAATTGTCCGCCCGGGTTTATCACTTCGTATACGCATTTTAGCAACCAAACGATATCGGACGAAAATCTGGAATGCATAACCGATTGTGAACTATTGCGCATTACCAAAGCCGATCTGGATAGTCTTATCCTTAAAAGCCCGGTATTTAAAGATTTTAGCATTCTGGTTTTTCAGCAATCCTTATCGTATAACGAAAACCGTTCGAAAGAACTGGCAACACTCACAGCCGAACAGCGTTATAAAAAACTTATCGCGACTCAGCCGGAAATTGTGCATCATGTTCCGGTACAATATATCGCTTCTTATTTAGGAATGAATCCAAAAAGTTTAAGCCGTATCCGCAAACAAATCATTAGGTAA
- a CDS encoding helix-turn-helix transcriptional regulator — MSHFDTPDKKVHQGRNIKRFREMLGIKQEALAYELGDDWNQKKVSLLEQRETIETNILTQVAAILKVPVEAIENLDEDKAINIIASTFNDNAFNYGTITFHPIDKLVQLHEEKIALYERMLKEKDDMMARLEKLIEKK, encoded by the coding sequence ATGTCACATTTCGATACGCCAGACAAAAAAGTACACCAGGGAAGAAACATCAAACGTTTCCGCGAAATGCTAGGTATCAAACAGGAAGCTTTGGCCTACGAACTTGGTGACGACTGGAACCAAAAAAAAGTGTCGTTACTGGAACAAAGAGAAACGATCGAAACTAATATACTAACACAGGTAGCCGCAATTCTAAAAGTACCGGTAGAAGCTATTGAAAATCTTGATGAAGATAAAGCTATAAATATTATTGCCAGTACGTTTAATGATAATGCGTTTAACTATGGAACCATAACATTTCACCCTATCGATAAATTAGTCCAACTCCACGAAGAAAAGATTGCCTTATACGAGCGAATGCTAAAAGAAAAGGACGATATGATGGCGCGGCTGGAAAAGCTAATTGAAAAAAAATAA
- a CDS encoding serine hydrolase yields MKRTLSTIALLVFTFGGMILPASAQTKSNSKDEISKVESGLMPAVRFKGEPLWTLESRMKHYAIPGMSIAVIKNSKVIWSKSYGFADVESKTPVESKTLFQAASISKPVSAYAALKTVASGKLNPDADVNSYLKSWKIPENEFTKEKKVSLKNILSHTAGLTGHGFAGYEAGQPLPSVHQILNGQKPANSQAVVVDKLPGISFRYSGGGYTIMQQLLMDLEDKDFASIMTEKVLTPLEMKNSTFVQPLPAAQAPFAATAYSVDGARVPGKYHTYPEQAAAGLWTTAEDLAKFVIDIQNTVNHKSTHVLSQKMAEAFTTPFIESFIGLGIFLENKNGQVYFSHGGWNEGFSSKFVGNKTSGDGIVVLTNTNKPEFIEELIRSVASVYQWPDYIAPALTILPLTQQDFNNTGRYQSNKYGFYKVYSENGKLMLINNIERPVALFKISENTYALRDAPFNVKITGNTKTGTKELTLVFPDEPARPGNPQLKNDEKVPLELLLEDSFEKGLKAYQNAKSEDPNHQSLSEDYLNRLGYSLLSQKDFTKAIAIFRVNTLLYPNSGNVYDSLGEAYMNTGEKDKAKQNYQKALELDPKNENAAQILKTL; encoded by the coding sequence ATGAAACGTACTTTATCAACTATTGCCCTACTGGTATTTACTTTCGGGGGCATGATCCTCCCGGCATCGGCACAAACAAAATCAAATAGTAAAGACGAAATTTCCAAAGTAGAATCCGGATTAATGCCGGCTGTTCGCTTTAAAGGCGAACCGCTTTGGACCTTAGAATCCCGGATGAAACATTACGCTATTCCCGGAATGAGTATTGCCGTGATCAAAAATTCGAAAGTGATCTGGAGCAAATCGTATGGCTTTGCCGATGTCGAATCCAAAACCCCGGTCGAATCCAAAACCTTATTTCAGGCAGCTTCTATAAGCAAACCGGTTAGTGCTTATGCCGCATTAAAAACCGTTGCATCCGGAAAGCTTAATCCCGATGCCGACGTCAATTCGTATTTAAAATCGTGGAAAATTCCGGAAAATGAATTTACTAAAGAAAAGAAAGTCAGCCTTAAAAATATTCTCAGTCATACCGCTGGCTTAACAGGACATGGCTTTGCCGGATATGAAGCCGGACAGCCTTTGCCATCGGTTCATCAGATTCTAAACGGACAAAAACCGGCTAATTCACAGGCTGTAGTAGTGGATAAACTTCCCGGTATATCATTTCGATACTCCGGTGGTGGATATACCATTATGCAACAACTCCTTATGGATCTTGAAGATAAGGACTTCGCTTCCATTATGACCGAAAAAGTACTTACTCCTCTGGAAATGAAAAACAGTACTTTTGTACAACCATTGCCAGCAGCACAGGCACCGTTTGCCGCTACAGCTTATAGTGTCGATGGAGCCAGAGTACCGGGAAAATATCATACCTATCCCGAGCAGGCCGCAGCCGGTTTATGGACTACCGCTGAAGATCTGGCAAAGTTTGTCATCGACATTCAAAATACCGTGAATCATAAAAGTACGCATGTTCTTTCTCAAAAAATGGCCGAGGCATTTACAACTCCTTTTATCGAGTCGTTTATCGGATTGGGGATTTTTCTGGAAAACAAAAACGGACAGGTTTACTTTAGCCATGGCGGTTGGAATGAAGGTTTTTCCAGTAAATTCGTAGGTAACAAAACCAGCGGCGACGGAATTGTAGTGTTAACCAATACCAATAAACCGGAATTTATAGAAGAATTAATCCGGTCTGTTGCTTCGGTATACCAATGGCCGGATTATATAGCTCCTGCTCTTACCATTTTACCGTTAACCCAACAGGATTTTAATAATACGGGACGTTACCAATCAAACAAATACGGATTTTATAAAGTTTATAGTGAAAACGGAAAATTAATGTTGATCAACAACATAGAACGTCCGGTAGCACTCTTTAAAATATCCGAAAACACCTATGCGCTTCGTGACGCGCCTTTTAACGTAAAAATTACAGGCAATACAAAAACGGGAACAAAAGAACTTACATTGGTTTTTCCGGATGAACCGGCCCGTCCGGGAAATCCGCAGCTAAAAAACGATGAAAAAGTACCTTTAGAACTACTTTTGGAAGATTCGTTTGAAAAAGGTCTGAAGGCTTATCAAAATGCAAAATCCGAAGATCCCAACCATCAGTCTCTTTCCGAAGATTATCTAAACCGTTTGGGCTATAGCTTGCTGAGTCAAAAAGATTTTACAAAAGCAATCGCTATTTTCCGTGTCAATACACTATTGTATCCCAACAGTGGAAATGTGTACGACAGTCTGGGGGAAGCCTATATGAATACCGGGGAAAAAGACAAAGCAAAACAAAACTATCAAAAGGCGTTGGAGTTAGATCCGAAAAACGAAAACGCTGCCCAAATTTTAAAAACATTATAA
- a CDS encoding MgtC/SapB family protein, with protein MAIEMEIMLRFFIAVIWGAIIGAEREYRGKAAGFRTTILISIGACFFTVMSIWIGGEGNPDRIASNIVTGLGFLCAGVIFRADNHINGITTAATIWAVAAISMAIGAGYYLISACGGGLILLVLTTLTYLQNKIDRINQYRTLHITFDKKDDGFVRCTELFLKYGVKSRLITQQKELDTITLIWEIHGSEKQLESLSKALLLESFFSKIEL; from the coding sequence ATGGCAATAGAAATGGAAATAATGCTGCGTTTTTTTATAGCTGTTATTTGGGGCGCTATTATTGGAGCCGAACGGGAATACAGAGGAAAAGCAGCTGGGTTCCGAACTACAATACTGATTTCAATAGGAGCCTGTTTTTTTACCGTTATGTCCATTTGGATAGGAGGAGAAGGTAATCCGGATCGGATTGCCTCCAATATCGTAACCGGATTGGGATTTTTGTGTGCTGGTGTTATTTTTAGAGCCGACAATCATATAAACGGTATTACAACTGCCGCTACGATATGGGCGGTAGCAGCCATCAGTATGGCAATAGGTGCAGGATATTATCTGATTTCGGCTTGTGGCGGCGGATTAATATTATTGGTACTCACTACGTTGACCTATCTGCAAAATAAAATCGACCGAATCAATCAGTACCGGACACTGCATATTACATTCGATAAAAAGGACGATGGTTTTGTCCGATGTACCGAACTCTTTTTAAAGTATGGTGTCAAATCAAGGTTGATCACACAACAAAAAGAATTAGACACAATTACCCTGATTTGGGAGATTCACGGCAGTGAAAAACAATTGGAATCGCTGAGTAAAGCCCTTTTACTGGAATCTTTTTTTTCTAAAATAGAATTATGA
- a CDS encoding Bor family protein yields MKKAFRALSVAFAASMLLTSCYTYTSVVGKGAQGNQQTTKWNHYVIYGLAPVGVSDSKQMAGGAQDYTVTTKQSFVNGLISAITFGIYTPTVTTVTK; encoded by the coding sequence ATGAAAAAAGCATTCAGAGCTTTATCGGTTGCATTTGCTGCATCAATGTTATTAACTTCTTGTTATACTTACACTAGTGTTGTAGGTAAAGGAGCTCAAGGAAACCAACAGACAACAAAATGGAATCACTATGTTATTTATGGATTAGCTCCAGTTGGAGTTTCCGATTCAAAACAAATGGCAGGTGGTGCTCAGGATTATACTGTTACTACAAAACAATCATTTGTTAATGGTCTTATCTCTGCGATTACTTTTGGAATTTATACACCAACTGTAACTACAGTTACTAAATAA
- a CDS encoding SDR family NAD(P)-dependent oxidoreductase, translating into MRQNNYQGALQQPIGSGFSATATTNEVIKGIDLRGKNIIVTGGNTGIGLETTKTLANAGATVIVAARDIEKAKKNLDGIKNVELEVMDVMNPDSITAFSKKFLASNRPLHTLINNAGIMWVPLRRDSRGFESQLATNYLGQFHLTAMLFPALKKANGARVINVSSLGHQMAPFNFEDPNFLHREYESLQAYGQSKTAGNLFAMELDNRAKAFNVRAYSLHPGSIGGTELGREASLELFQKMGFLDENGAMLPEVAARLKNIPQGAATTVWCATSPLLDTIGGVYCEDTDIAPLANEASVGSYGVELYSLDESNAKKLWDLSEQLTGVNFSIL; encoded by the coding sequence ATGAGACAGAACAATTATCAGGGCGCATTACAACAACCCATTGGTTCCGGATTTAGCGCAACAGCAACGACAAATGAAGTGATCAAAGGAATTGACCTTCGTGGAAAAAACATAATTGTTACCGGTGGTAATACCGGTATCGGACTTGAAACAACTAAAACACTTGCCAATGCAGGTGCAACAGTGATCGTTGCCGCAAGAGATATCGAAAAAGCAAAGAAAAATCTTGACGGTATCAAAAATGTCGAACTGGAAGTAATGGATGTTATGAATCCGGATTCGATTACCGCTTTTTCCAAAAAATTTCTGGCGTCCAACAGACCTTTACATACCCTTATTAACAATGCCGGAATTATGTGGGTACCTTTGCGTAGAGACAGTCGCGGATTCGAATCGCAACTGGCTACCAATTATCTGGGACAATTTCATCTAACCGCGATGTTATTTCCAGCCTTAAAAAAGGCTAACGGTGCGCGGGTAATTAATGTGTCTTCCTTAGGACATCAAATGGCTCCTTTTAATTTTGAAGATCCGAATTTCCTTCACCGGGAATACGAAAGCTTACAAGCCTACGGGCAATCCAAAACGGCCGGTAACTTATTTGCAATGGAACTCGACAACCGTGCCAAGGCCTTTAATGTCCGTGCTTATTCGTTACATCCCGGTTCCATTGGCGGTACGGAATTAGGTCGGGAAGCTTCATTGGAATTATTTCAAAAAATGGGATTCCTGGACGAAAACGGTGCCATGCTACCGGAAGTAGCCGCACGATTAAAAAACATTCCACAAGGTGCCGCGACAACAGTATGGTGTGCCACAAGTCCGTTATTGGATACGATTGGCGGCGTGTATTGCGAAGATACCGATATCGCACCATTGGCCAACGAAGCCAGTGTCGGATCTTATGGTGTGGAATTGTATTCATTAGATGAGTCAAATGCTAAAAAACTATGGGATTTAAGTGAACAGCTAACCGGTGTAAACTTTTCAATTCTCTAA
- a CDS encoding SDR family oxidoreductase, which translates to MKPLNGKIAVITGGNSGIGYATAKELQENGATVIITGRRKEAIEKAALELGVTALVADQSNLDDIANLVTTVSERFGKIDMLLINAGITSMAAIETTTESMFDSIMNVNFKGAFFTLSRFIPFLNEATSVVFLSSTSATLSPPNASVYAASKAALNAFMKIAALELASRKIRVSAVSPGPVATEIMDKPGLDKNIETQMINSIPLARFGKPQEVARLITYLLSDEALFITGSAFLIDGGQSI; encoded by the coding sequence ATGAAACCTCTTAACGGAAAAATCGCTGTTATCACGGGTGGTAATAGTGGAATCGGGTATGCTACGGCAAAAGAACTCCAGGAAAACGGCGCAACGGTCATTATCACAGGGCGCCGAAAAGAAGCTATTGAAAAAGCAGCTTTGGAATTAGGTGTTACTGCTTTGGTCGCCGATCAGTCTAATCTTGACGACATTGCGAATTTAGTAACCACTGTTAGTGAGCGGTTTGGTAAAATAGATATGTTGCTGATCAATGCCGGAATAACAAGTATGGCCGCTATAGAAACGACCACCGAAAGTATGTTCGATTCCATAATGAATGTCAATTTTAAAGGTGCTTTTTTTACTTTAAGCCGGTTTATTCCTTTTCTGAATGAGGCCACATCAGTTGTATTTTTATCCTCAACTTCTGCAACCCTATCACCTCCTAATGCTTCGGTTTATGCCGCGAGCAAGGCTGCGCTGAATGCTTTTATGAAAATCGCGGCTCTTGAATTGGCCTCAAGAAAAATAAGAGTGAGTGCGGTGAGCCCGGGACCGGTAGCCACCGAAATTATGGATAAACCAGGACTGGATAAAAATATCGAAACACAAATGATAAACAGTATTCCGTTGGCCCGTTTCGGTAAGCCCCAGGAAGTCGCACGTTTAATCACCTATCTGTTGAGTGACGAAGCTTTGTTTATTACCGGTTCTGCATTTTTAATCGATGGCGGACAATCGATTTAA
- a CDS encoding helix-turn-helix domain-containing protein: protein MEYQAKYITPDIKLSSYDDKLFKSDIMFDEHMLIWFISGETKIIQADSTFFFKTGDIFLIPRNQLATIINYPKNGQPHKTVVMHLTIERLKKFYEKIDIPKKLFSQHKIYHFNTHPLLESCLSSLIPYFELEGNFPEHIASLKITEAISILREIDSNIDTILANFDEPGKVDLIHFMERNFMFNMPLEKLGYLTGRSLSTFNRDFKRLFNTTPQKWLTKKRLELAYYQLTEKRKKPIEIYLEVGFEDLSHFSFAFKKQFGIAPTALLK from the coding sequence ATGGAATATCAGGCGAAATACATCACTCCGGACATCAAACTTTCCAGTTATGATGATAAATTATTCAAATCGGATATTATGTTTGACGAACATATGTTGATCTGGTTTATTTCCGGGGAAACAAAAATCATTCAGGCCGATAGTACTTTCTTTTTTAAAACCGGAGATATTTTTCTGATTCCCAGAAATCAATTGGCTACCATAATCAATTATCCTAAAAATGGTCAGCCGCACAAAACAGTAGTGATGCATTTGACTATAGAACGACTAAAAAAGTTCTATGAAAAAATAGATATCCCCAAAAAATTGTTTTCCCAACATAAAATATATCATTTTAATACGCATCCCTTATTAGAAAGTTGTCTATCGTCTCTGATCCCTTATTTTGAATTAGAAGGTAATTTTCCGGAGCATATCGCTTCCCTAAAAATCACCGAAGCTATCAGTATTTTAAGAGAAATTGATTCCAACATTGATACGATTCTGGCTAATTTCGATGAACCGGGTAAAGTAGATCTGATTCATTTTATGGAACGTAATTTTATGTTTAATATGCCCCTGGAAAAACTGGGCTATCTTACCGGTCGCAGTCTTTCCACTTTTAATCGGGATTTTAAAAGGCTGTTTAACACTACTCCACAAAAATGGTTGACAAAAAAAAGACTGGAGTTGGCCTATTATCAGCTTACCGAAAAAAGGAAAAAACCAATTGAAATTTATCTTGAAGTTGGTTTTGAAGATCTTTCGCATTTCTCTTTTGCCTTTAAAAAACAATTTGGAATAGCGCCAACTGCATTATTAAAATAA
- a CDS encoding M14-type cytosolic carboxypeptidase → MKAYYLPLVLLSLFLGDSCNSGKENKDTDDGLTFSTDFESGSIGTISKLKDNLWSLSLKDDNNDTSLPDSFRTWFNVKVSGIGADGVQLQFTRLGFPYYFVPVYSLNGTDWKHFPEASVKQINNTTIEVAVPGEHSTVWIARTFPYTTKDYLEYRNTIVSNPFISIRSLGKSPDKSFPIDLITIEDKTRHSAKKHIWIHARTHSAEVGSSYLLEGLINTVVSDDAIGHALRTNYIFKIVPMHNADGILLGNYRTNASSINLENQWEFDKTANPLFLKDVAPIENRFLNRGAMAPLLIDKNDPVVLALNLHSSNSKPETNAFFFPHFGSGSGYTQEEQQLWSNQIAFIQSVAKHYEGRIEPPPLEGGKGFLNSYFPETWFWYNRKEKVTAITLETTYSKAGFDHWVTPKEWRELGVAVAKAIGDMKKARLQKVGDRSAFRLKQSTMTMEELEQLHLNH, encoded by the coding sequence ATGAAAGCCTACTATCTGCCATTGGTCTTGTTAAGCCTGTTTTTAGGTGATTCCTGTAATTCCGGAAAAGAAAATAAAGATACGGATGACGGTCTTACGTTTAGTACCGATTTTGAATCGGGAAGTATTGGAACGATTTCAAAGCTAAAGGATAATCTTTGGTCATTAAGTCTTAAAGATGACAATAACGACACTTCCTTACCGGATTCATTCCGGACATGGTTCAACGTAAAGGTAAGCGGAATCGGAGCAGATGGTGTCCAGTTGCAATTTACCAGACTCGGATTTCCGTATTATTTTGTACCGGTATATTCGTTAAATGGAACAGACTGGAAACATTTTCCGGAAGCTTCTGTAAAGCAAATTAACAATACAACAATAGAAGTTGCTGTTCCAGGGGAACACAGTACAGTATGGATCGCACGGACATTTCCGTATACGACAAAAGACTATCTGGAGTATCGGAATACGATTGTGTCAAATCCTTTTATATCCATACGATCACTGGGGAAATCGCCGGATAAATCCTTTCCGATCGACCTGATTACAATAGAAGATAAGACCAGACATTCGGCTAAAAAGCATATCTGGATTCATGCCCGTACTCATTCCGCTGAAGTTGGGAGTTCCTATCTGCTTGAAGGGCTAATAAATACAGTAGTATCGGATGATGCAATTGGGCATGCGTTACGAACCAACTATATTTTTAAAATTGTCCCGATGCACAATGCTGATGGGATACTGTTGGGAAATTACCGAACCAATGCATCCAGCATTAATCTGGAAAATCAATGGGAATTTGATAAAACCGCGAATCCTTTATTTTTAAAGGATGTGGCTCCGATAGAAAACCGTTTTTTAAACCGGGGTGCTATGGCTCCATTGCTTATTGATAAAAACGATCCGGTAGTTTTGGCCTTAAATCTGCATTCATCCAATAGCAAACCTGAAACAAATGCTTTTTTCTTTCCACATTTCGGGTCGGGAAGCGGCTATACTCAAGAGGAACAGCAATTATGGAGCAATCAGATTGCTTTTATACAATCGGTAGCCAAACATTATGAAGGACGAATAGAACCACCACCTTTGGAAGGCGGTAAAGGATTCCTGAATTCGTATTTTCCGGAAACCTGGTTTTGGTACAATCGGAAAGAAAAAGTTACAGCAATTACGCTGGAAACAACCTATAGTAAAGCCGGTTTTGACCATTGGGTGACACCAAAGGAATGGCGGGAGTTGGGCGTTGCCGTTGCAAAAGCAATCGGTGATATGAAGAAAGCCCGACTACAAAAAGTCGGTGACCGATCGGCGTTCCGATTAAAACAAAGCACAATGACAATGGAAGAATTAGAACAATTACATTTGAATCATTAG